The Schistosoma haematobium chromosome 7, whole genome shotgun sequence genome contains a region encoding:
- the SEC11A gene encoding Signal peptidase complex catalytic subunit S11A (EggNog:ENOG410V4YX~COG:U~MEROPS:MER0011348) translates to MGLLDMDLFADFKRMNKRQVYYQVLTIAMVVASALMIWKLLVVISYSESPLVVVLSGSMEPAFHRGDVLYLTNYPDEPIRVGDIVVFKIEGREIPIVHRVLRLHENVNGTIKFLTKGDNNPVHDRGLYAPGQDWLTPSHLIGRARGFIPYVGQITILMNENPRLKYSVLGVMGIYLLLNRNQE, encoded by the exons ATGGGACTTTTGGATATGGACTTATTTGCTGACTTTAAACGTATGAACAAAAGACAG GTATACTATCAGGTGTTAACCATTGCTATGGTTGTAGCGTCTGCCCTAATGATCTGGAAGCTTTTAGTAGTTATTAGCTATAGCGAAAGTCCTTTAGTAGTTGTCTTAAG TGGCAGTATGGAGCCTGCATTCCACCGGGGTGATGTGTTGTATCTAACTAATTATCCTGATGAGCCCATCCGAGTTGGTGACATCGTTGTATTCAAAATTGAAGGGAGAGAAATTCCTATTGTTCATCGCGTTCTGAGACTGCACGAAAA TGTCAACGGTACCATCAAGTTTCTCACAAAGGGAGACAATAATCCTGTTCATGATCGTGGTTTGTATGCTCCTGGTCAAGATTGGCTGACACCATCCCATCTTATTGGACGAGCTAGAGG ATTCATACCTTATGTTGGTCAAATCACCATACTTATGAATGAAAATCCCCGTCTTAAA TACTCTGTCTTAGGCGTTATGGGTATCTACTTATTATTGAATAGAAATCAAGAGTAA